The window GTGCAGGGCGTGCCGGGCCCAGATGCGCCAAGCAGGTTCAGGCCGTTGGTTCTCGGGCTTGGTGGGGTCCACGTCCAGGCAGACGGAGAACACGTCCCGCCGGGACAGGCTCATGAGGGCTTCCAGATCCTCCACTTCGAACATCCCTCACCTCCGATGCCGTGCTTCGGAACAGTATCCTCCCTGCTCCCTCGGCACGCAAGGACGTTCAGGATCGGACCACCAGGACCGCGGCCCCGCGGCGGATGCGGCCTGTCCGGAGATCCTCAAGGGCCCGGTTGGCCTCCTCCAGGGGATAGGGCTGTACCTCCGTGCGCACGGGTACCCGAGGCGCCAAGTCCAGGAACTCCTCCCCGTCCTGCCGGGTGAGGTTCGCCACGCTCCGCAGCACCCGCTCGCGCCACAGGAGCTCGTACGGAAACGAGGGGATGTCCGTCATGTGGATCCCGCCACACACCACCACTCCACCCGGAGCAACCGCGCGCAGGGCCACGGGGACGAGTTCCCCCGCGGGGGCAAACAGGATGGCGGCATCCAGCTCTTCGGGAGGGGGCTGGCTCGCCTCCCCAGCCCACGCCGCGCCCAGCTCCTGTGCGAACCGCTGGGCATCCAGATCTCCCGGGCGGGTGAAGGCGAACACCCGGCGTCCCTGGAACCGGGCGACCTGGGTAACGATGTGGGCCGCGGCTCCGAACCCGTAAATCCCCAACCGCTCCGCGTCCCCCGTCATCCGCAGGCAGCGGTAGCCGATGAGCCCCGCGCACAGCAACGGTGCGGCCTCTAGATCCGGGTATCCCTCGGGGATCCGGAAGCAGTAGCGAACATCCGCCACCGCGTACTCCGCGTATCCCCCATCCAGGTGGTAGCCGGTGAACCGGGCCTGCGGGCACAGGTTCTCCTGTCCCCGCCGGCAGTACCGGCATTCCCCGCAGGTCCAGCCCAGCCAGGGAACCCCCACCCGATCGCCCTCCTGAACCCCCTCCACCCCTTCCCCCGGCTCCACCACCACCCCCACGATCTGGTGCCCGAGGATGAGGGGAAGTTTGGGTGCCGGAAGCTCCCCGTCCAGGATGTGGAGGTCCGTGCGGCAGACCCCACACGCGTGCACCCGGAGGAGGACCTGGCCCGCTCGCGGGGCGGGGACCTCCCGCTCCGCCAGCTGGAGGGGAGAGCGGGGGCTCACAAGGACCATGGCCCGCATGGTTCCCCGAGAACCCGCGGGCGAATGGCTGGATGAGGGACACAGCCTTTCCTGGTCGGGCCGGCCGGATTTGAACCGGCGACCTCCTGAACCCCATTCAGGTGCGCTCCCAGGCTGCGCCACGGCCCGACGCGGCTAGGAGGATTATATCATGGAGGAGGTCGCATGGGTGGGATCCGCGCGGTCGTCCTGGCCTTGCTCGTCCTTCTGCTCTTCGTGGGCGTGGGCTACTTCTACAACAGCCCCTACGACGACGTGATCGGCCTCGCGCACGCCCTGCGCTCCGGAGATCCCGAGGCGGCGCTCCGGTGGATCCACGTCCCCTCCCTCGCCGCGTCCGTGGTGGATGCCCTCGAGGAGATCTGGATCGCCCAACGGACGGGTGATCCAGATCGCTTTCCCCTCTCTCCCTGGCTGCGCCCATTCTTCCGGGCCGCCTTCGGCCTTGCCCGCCCCCTCGCCCAGCGACGGGTGGAGGCGGAGATCCGGGAGATGGTGCGCCGGATCGCCCTCGGCACCCCGGATGCGCCGGTCCATCTTCCCCGGTGGGGTGGGCTTCCCCTGACGGTCGCCGCGGTCCTCGCCCTCGTGCGATTCGAGGCGCTTCCCGAAGGCAAGATCCGCTTGTCCGTGTTGGGCCCATCCCCTCCCATGCAGCTGGTGCTGGCCCGCGCCGACGGCCGGTGGGTCATTGTGGCCGTGGACCACGCCTGGCTCCGGGGCCTCCTCGCCCCCCGGACCCGCTAGCCCGCCTGGGCCACCAGCTTGAAGATGGGCAGGTACAGGGAGATCACCATGGCCCCCACCACGGCCGCCATGAACACGATCATGGTGGGCTCCAGGGTGCTGGCCAGGGCCCCCACCGTGGCCTCCACCTCCGTGTCGTAGAAGTCCGCCACCTTCACCAGCATCTCGTCCAGGTTCCCCGCCTCCTCCCCGACCCGCACCATCTGCACCACCATGGGAGGGAACAGTTGGATGGAGGAGAGGGGAACCGCGATGCTCTCCCCTTCCCGGATGCTGCTCCGCACCTTCTGAATGCCTTCCTCCACCACCACGTTGTCCACCGCCTTCCCCGTCACCTCGAAGGCCTGCAGCAGGGGCACTCCGGCACCCAGGAGGGTCCCCAGGGTCCGGGCGAACCGGGCCAGGATGGCCTTCTGCACGAGGGGCCCGAACAGGGGTAGGTGCAGTTTTGCCCGATCCCACCACGCCTTCCCGGCCGGCGTCCGGATCCACCGCCTGAGCCCGTAGGCACCCAGGGCCAGGGCGGGGACCCAGAGGTACCAGAAGGAGCGGATCATGAGGCTCACCCACATGAGGATCTGGGTGGGCACGGGGAGATCGCCGACATTCAGCTCCCGATAGAACACCACGAACTGAGGGATGATGAACACCGTCATGAAGAGGAGCGCCAGGGTAGCCACCACGGCCAGGATCACGGGGTACACCATGGCGGACCTGATCTTCTGGCGCAGCGCGTACTCCTTCTCCAGGAAGGTGGAGAGGCGCTGCAGCACGTCGTCCAGCACCCCGCCCGCCTCCCCGGCCCGCACCATGTTCACGTACAGGGAGCTGAAGGCCTGCGGGTGCTTCGCCATGGCGTCCGCCAGGGCTCGCCCTTGCTCCACGTCCGCCCGCACCTGCGCCAGGATCCGCCGTAGCTTCGGGTTGGTGGCCTGCTGCTCCAGGATGCTCAGAGCCCGCACCAGGGAGAGCCCGGAGTTCACCATGGTGGCGAACTGCCGGCTCATGAGGGCGAGCTCCCGCAGGCTGATCCCTCGCAGGAGGTCCAACAGGCCGCGGGCCTCCCCCGGACCCGTCCGCAGGGGCTCGATGGCCGTGATGAAAAGCCCCATCTCCCGCAGCCGGCTCGCCACCTGGGCTCCGTTCTCCGCCTCCAGGACTCCCGTGATCACCCGGCCCATCTGATCCCGCGCCGTGTACTGAAAGACGGCCACAGCCTCACCTCCTCCCTACCGGTGCCCCGCGATCATCTTCCGAAGTTCGTCGGGCCGGATGGCCCGGCTGATGGCGTCCTCGAAGGAGATGAGCCCCCGCTCGTAGAGGTCCCGCAGGGACTGGTCCATGGTCTGCATCCCGTGCTGGTGTCCCGTCTGGACCGCGGCGTCGATCTGATGGGTCTTCCCCTCCCGGATGAGGTTGCGGATGGCGGGTGTGGCGATCATCACCTCCACCGCGGGTACCCGTCCCACCTCCTCCAGGGTGGGCCATGTCCGGGGAACCGTGCTCACCCCCCGCTCCCGCCGGGCCACCGGGAGCTGCTCCGGGCTCCCGTACCGGCGCAGGAACAGCTGGTTGGGCAGAAGCTGCTGGCTGATCACCGCCTCCAGGACGTTCGCCAGCTGCACCCGGATCTGTTGTTGCTGGTGGGGCGGGAAGACATCAATGATCCGGTCAATGGATTGCGCCGCGGTTCCCGTGTGCAGGGTGGCGAGCACCAGATGCCCGGTCTCCGCGGCGGTGAGGGCCAGGGCGATGGTCTCCAGATCCCGCATCTCTCCCACCATGATCACGTTGGGATCCTCCCGGAGGACCGCCCGCAGGGCATTCGGGAAGGATTGGGTGTCGAACCCCAGCTCCCGCTGGTTTACGATGCTCCGCTTGTGCTCGTGCAGGTACTCGATGGGATCCTCGATGGTGACGATGTGGCAGCTGCGCTCCTCGTTGATCCGGTCGATCATGGCCGCCAGGGTGGTGGACTTCCCCTGACCCGTGGGACCCGTGACCAGGATGAGCCCCCGGGGCCGCCGGGTGAGCTCCACGAGGATCGGGGGGAGGTTGAGATCCTCGATCCTGGGGATCCGGTGAGGGATCACCCGGATGGCTATCCCCACCGCTCCTCGCTGCCGGTAGACGTTGACCCGGAACCGCCCCAACCCGCTCACCCCGTACGAGAGGTCCAGTTCCCAGGTCCGCTCGAACTTCTGCTTCTGGAACGCGTTCATCATGCTGTAGGCCAGCTGGTACGTGTCCTCGGGGGTGAGCACGGGGTAGTGGGCCATGGGCACCAGTCGCCCCCAGATGCGCAGGGTGGGCTGGATCCCCGCGGTGAGGTGGAGATCCGAGGCCTGATGGTCCACCGCGTACTGCAGCAGCTCGTGGATCTCCATGTCCTTCCTCCAGATGCTAGAAGGCGGCAGGCTGGGGCCTCAGGAGCCCCGACTCCCGCAGCACGTTGTACATTTCCACGATCTTGGCGAAGGCCCGGTAGTCGCCCCGGTATTCCTTCTCCAGCTTGAAGCCGATCTCCACGAACCGGTTCAGGGTGACGAAGAAGGCGAACTGCACGATGTTCGCTTCCGCCTCCGGCGCATCCCGGTTCTTGTCGATGAAGAGGTTAAGGATATCGATCTTCGGGAGTGTATCCGGATCGATCCCCTCCTGTCGCGCCTTGGATTCCAGGTACTCCCGCAGATCCTGGGTGGCCTTCCAGTCCTTCACCAGCACCATGGCCACGTCCAGGTCGTACTCCAGGTCCCCGGAGCCCACGCTGTGGTGCATGGTGGGCCGCGCGTAGGGGCTTCCGAGCTCCTCCTCCGCGGGCTTCTCATCCAGCCGACACCCCTCCTTGTCGAGGGGGGAGATGGCCACGACGGGCGCCCGCAGCTCCAGGCTGAGCTCCGCCAGTTGGCTGCTGATGAGGTCCGTACGGGCCTTGTCGTCTTCGATGGGCTGCGGGAGGGGGATCTTCTGGAGGTAATCGAGACAGATGAGGATCTGGTCAGTGCCGTGCTCCTGCATCACGTTGTAGGCGTGGACCTTGATCCGGTCCAGGGTATCCTTCCGGCCTGCCTCGATGAGGTAGAAGTACGGGGCGTACTGGAAGACATTCTCCTCCGCCCGCCGCAGGGAAGCCAGGAGTGCGGGCGTACGGTCCAGGTTGCCGCTGAGAAGGTCCGCGGGATTCACGAGGAGCTCCTTCGCCAGCAGGCGGGCGGCCAGCACCTGGGCCGTCTGCTCCCAGCTGTAGTAGAGGACGGGAATCCGGTGGTTCCGGGCCACGTAGCTGGCCATCTGGAGCACCAGGTTCGTCTTGCCCCGCCGGGGTGCTCCTGCCAGCCCGTAGTAGAATCCCGGACGCAAGCCGGACAGCACCTGGTTAAGCCGATCGAAGGGGGAGATGGAGTATCCCAGGATCCCTGCCCGCTGGGGATCCCGCACGTGCTCCACGAGGTCCTGCAGGAGCTCGCTCACGGGCACCAGACGCTTTCGCAGCCTCCGCTTCTGGAGCTCGAAGAGCTCCGTGATCACCTCCCCCGTGAACTGCAGGATCTCGTGGGTTCCCGCTCCGGGACTGCGCTGGAGGAACTCCTGGATGCGCTGCTCCACCGCCTCCAACCGCCTCCGGCTCTCCCGGCCCTTCAGCAGTTCCAGATAGGCCACCAGCTGGGCCGCGGTGGGAGGACGGGTCACGGAGAGGGCCGCCACCGCCTTCTCCATCTCCGGGGTCAGGAGTCCCCGCTCCTGCAGGTGCGCGGTCAGGGTCACCGCATCCAACGCCATCCCCCGGGTCAGGCAGGCCTCCAGGAGGACCCGTCCCAACCGCTGCATGACGGGGTGGCTCAGCAGCTCCGGACTGAATCCCTCGTCCAGGGCCAGGGTCAGGAGGTGGCGGTCCGCCACCATCCCGCTCAGAACCATCAGCTCCGCCGCTTCGAAGTCCATTCTCCCCCCTCCCTCCGGGGCCACCGGAGGGTAATGCAAGTTCCGTTCCACTCTCACCGCCAGAGGGTTCTGCGTCCCCCTACCGGACCCCTCCTCGACTCCGCGGAGAGACCATCGGGGGCACGTCCCGGGAAGGCCGCGACCCTGGGATCCTGGCATGGATCTTGCTATAGTAGACAGCAAGGTAGCGGACATGGCCAAAGTGGAGGACGCGCTCACCCGAAGGGACGGATCGGACCCTCAAGGGAGCACCCTCATCCAGATGTACAAGAACCTCCTCAGGCTCCCACCGGGGAACCGGACGCTGGAGTGCGCCTTCCGGTACCACCAAGCCACGCGGCATCTCCGGAAC is drawn from Armatimonadota bacterium and contains these coding sequences:
- a CDS encoding zinc-dependent alcohol dehydrogenase family protein — encoded protein: MRAMVLVSPRSPLQLAEREVPAPRAGQVLLRVHACGVCRTDLHILDGELPAPKLPLILGHQIVGVVVEPGEGVEGVQEGDRVGVPWLGWTCGECRYCRRGQENLCPQARFTGYHLDGGYAEYAVADVRYCFRIPEGYPDLEAAPLLCAGLIGYRCLRMTGDAERLGIYGFGAAAHIVTQVARFQGRRVFAFTRPGDLDAQRFAQELGAAWAGEASQPPPEELDAAILFAPAGELVPVALRAVAPGGVVVCGGIHMTDIPSFPYELLWRERVLRSVANLTRQDGEEFLDLAPRVPVRTEVQPYPLEEANRALEDLRTGRIRRGAAVLVVRS
- a CDS encoding DnaB-like helicase C-terminal domain-containing protein, with translation MDFEAAELMVLSGMVADRHLLTLALDEGFSPELLSHPVMQRLGRVLLEACLTRGMALDAVTLTAHLQERGLLTPEMEKAVAALSVTRPPTAAQLVAYLELLKGRESRRRLEAVEQRIQEFLQRSPGAGTHEILQFTGEVITELFELQKRRLRKRLVPVSELLQDLVEHVRDPQRAGILGYSISPFDRLNQVLSGLRPGFYYGLAGAPRRGKTNLVLQMASYVARNHRIPVLYYSWEQTAQVLAARLLAKELLVNPADLLSGNLDRTPALLASLRRAEENVFQYAPYFYLIEAGRKDTLDRIKVHAYNVMQEHGTDQILICLDYLQKIPLPQPIEDDKARTDLISSQLAELSLELRAPVVAISPLDKEGCRLDEKPAEEELGSPYARPTMHHSVGSGDLEYDLDVAMVLVKDWKATQDLREYLESKARQEGIDPDTLPKIDILNLFIDKNRDAPEAEANIVQFAFFVTLNRFVEIGFKLEKEYRGDYRAFAKIVEMYNVLRESGLLRPQPAAF
- a CDS encoding type IV pilus twitching motility protein PilT is translated as MEIHELLQYAVDHQASDLHLTAGIQPTLRIWGRLVPMAHYPVLTPEDTYQLAYSMMNAFQKQKFERTWELDLSYGVSGLGRFRVNVYRQRGAVGIAIRVIPHRIPRIEDLNLPPILVELTRRPRGLILVTGPTGQGKSTTLAAMIDRINEERSCHIVTIEDPIEYLHEHKRSIVNQRELGFDTQSFPNALRAVLREDPNVIMVGEMRDLETIALALTAAETGHLVLATLHTGTAAQSIDRIIDVFPPHQQQQIRVQLANVLEAVISQQLLPNQLFLRRYGSPEQLPVARRERGVSTVPRTWPTLEEVGRVPAVEVMIATPAIRNLIREGKTHQIDAAVQTGHQHGMQTMDQSLRDLYERGLISFEDAISRAIRPDELRKMIAGHR
- a CDS encoding DUF2939 domain-containing protein encodes the protein MGGIRAVVLALLVLLLFVGVGYFYNSPYDDVIGLAHALRSGDPEAALRWIHVPSLAASVVDALEEIWIAQRTGDPDRFPLSPWLRPFFRAAFGLARPLAQRRVEAEIREMVRRIALGTPDAPVHLPRWGGLPLTVAAVLALVRFEALPEGKIRLSVLGPSPPMQLVLARADGRWVIVAVDHAWLRGLLAPRTR
- a CDS encoding type II secretion system F family protein, with translation MAVFQYTARDQMGRVITGVLEAENGAQVASRLREMGLFITAIEPLRTGPGEARGLLDLLRGISLRELALMSRQFATMVNSGLSLVRALSILEQQATNPKLRRILAQVRADVEQGRALADAMAKHPQAFSSLYVNMVRAGEAGGVLDDVLQRLSTFLEKEYALRQKIRSAMVYPVILAVVATLALLFMTVFIIPQFVVFYRELNVGDLPVPTQILMWVSLMIRSFWYLWVPALALGAYGLRRWIRTPAGKAWWDRAKLHLPLFGPLVQKAILARFARTLGTLLGAGVPLLQAFEVTGKAVDNVVVEEGIQKVRSSIREGESIAVPLSSIQLFPPMVVQMVRVGEEAGNLDEMLVKVADFYDTEVEATVGALASTLEPTMIVFMAAVVGAMVISLYLPIFKLVAQAG